The Fibrobacterota bacterium genome includes a window with the following:
- a CDS encoding MBL fold metallo-hydrolase has protein sequence MRLTFLGGAGTVTGSKYLLQDGAARLLIDCGLFQGLKQLRLRNRAPLPFDPASIGAVVLTHAHLDHSGYLPRLVAQGFPGRVHCTAATRDLARILLLDSAALQEEEAKHAARHGWSKHNPPLPLYTIGQARACDSRFQPADWENPVRLPEGWVIRFRKAGHILGAASVLVERGGRTVLFSGDLGRPNDPILPPPAPCPAADWMVVESTYGDRRHAQIDPADALADLARKVFARGGVLLVPSFAVGRTQTILHLLWRLRKAGKLPAAPVFVDSPMATDVTHLYMRHPADHKLGSELAREVFGSANYVQTPEESKRLSARKGPMILISASGMATGGRILHHLRAFAPHPENAVLLAGFQAEGTRGAQLAHGAKSIKIFGEQVPVNAEIAILPNASAHADADEILAWLKTAPRPPERIFVTHGEPGASEALRGRIAAELGWNARVPALEETAEPVPET, from the coding sequence TTGCGACTGACCTTCCTGGGAGGCGCGGGCACGGTCACGGGCTCCAAATACCTTTTGCAGGACGGGGCAGCCCGTCTCCTGATCGATTGCGGCCTGTTCCAGGGACTTAAGCAACTGCGCTTGAGAAACCGGGCGCCGCTCCCTTTCGATCCCGCATCCATAGGAGCGGTCGTCCTGACCCACGCGCACCTCGATCATTCCGGTTACCTACCGCGGCTGGTCGCGCAAGGGTTCCCTGGCCGGGTGCATTGCACCGCGGCCACCCGCGACCTGGCCCGCATCCTGCTTCTGGACAGCGCCGCCTTGCAGGAAGAAGAAGCCAAGCATGCCGCGCGGCACGGTTGGTCCAAGCATAATCCGCCGCTACCGTTGTATACGATAGGGCAGGCGCGCGCCTGCGACTCCCGCTTCCAACCGGCGGATTGGGAGAATCCCGTACGCCTCCCCGAAGGATGGGTGATCCGCTTCCGCAAGGCGGGACATATCCTGGGCGCGGCTTCGGTGTTGGTGGAGCGAGGCGGCAGGACCGTGCTTTTCTCCGGGGATCTGGGCCGGCCGAATGACCCCATCCTTCCCCCGCCCGCTCCCTGCCCGGCCGCCGATTGGATGGTGGTGGAGTCGACCTATGGGGATCGCCGCCATGCGCAAATCGATCCGGCCGACGCCCTGGCGGACCTGGCGCGGAAGGTCTTCGCCCGCGGGGGAGTACTGCTCGTTCCCTCCTTCGCCGTGGGGCGCACGCAAACCATCCTCCATCTCCTGTGGCGCTTGCGCAAGGCCGGCAAATTGCCCGCCGCTCCCGTTTTCGTCGACAGCCCCATGGCCACCGACGTGACCCACCTTTACATGCGGCATCCCGCCGACCATAAATTGGGGTCGGAACTGGCCCGGGAAGTATTCGGGTCCGCCAACTACGTGCAAACCCCGGAAGAATCGAAGCGGCTTTCCGCCCGTAAAGGCCCCATGATCCTGATCAGCGCCAGCGGCATGGCTACGGGGGGCCGCATCCTGCACCATTTACGGGCCTTCGCCCCGCATCCCGAAAACGCCGTGCTTCTGGCCGGTTTCCAGGCCGAAGGCACGCGCGGCGCCCAGTTGGCCCACGGGGCGAAGAGCATCAAGATCTTCGGGGAACAGGTTCCCGTGAACGCGGAGATCGCCATTCTGCCCAACGCTTCGGCTCATGCCGATGCGGATGAGATCCTGGCCTGGCTGAAAACCGCCCCCCGCCCGCCGGAACGGATATTCGTCACCCACGGGGAGCCGGGGGCGTCCGAAGCCTTGCGCGGGCGCATCGCCGCCGAGCTGGGCTGGAACGCGCGCGTTCCGGCTCTGGAGGAAACCGCGGAACCGGTTCCGGAAACCTGA
- a CDS encoding TIGR00730 family Rossman fold protein has protein sequence MTLARPLPTLSAMKAYQDPAFLGGEDARAVRILSEYLAPLAAFHEHRVRDTIVFFGSARQGEEGPFARYYQDARELARLVTTWSKEVSDVSERFLVCSGGGGGIMEAANRGAAEAGGRTIGLNIGLPHEQRPNAYITPGLGFEFHYFFMRKLWFTHLARAMVVFPGGFGTLDELFETLTLSQTGKLDRSVLVILYGSEYWREIINFDALVKHGMISPRDAALMRFADDPKEALRLLQEALPISQGEGGPDIAESVAT, from the coding sequence ATGACCTTGGCACGCCCGTTGCCTACCTTATCGGCCATGAAAGCCTACCAGGACCCCGCCTTTCTCGGCGGCGAAGATGCCCGCGCCGTGCGCATCCTCTCCGAATACCTCGCCCCGCTCGCCGCCTTCCACGAGCATAGGGTGCGCGACACCATCGTATTCTTCGGATCGGCGCGGCAAGGCGAGGAGGGACCTTTCGCGCGGTATTACCAGGATGCACGCGAACTGGCGCGGCTCGTTACTACTTGGTCCAAGGAGGTTTCCGACGTGTCGGAACGCTTCTTGGTCTGCTCGGGCGGCGGCGGCGGGATCATGGAAGCCGCCAATCGCGGCGCGGCCGAAGCCGGCGGTCGCACCATCGGACTCAACATCGGCCTGCCCCATGAGCAGCGTCCCAATGCCTATATCACTCCCGGCCTGGGGTTCGAATTCCACTACTTCTTCATGCGCAAATTGTGGTTCACCCATCTGGCCCGGGCCATGGTGGTGTTCCCGGGCGGATTCGGCACCCTGGACGAATTGTTCGAGACCTTGACCCTCTCGCAGACCGGCAAGCTCGATCGCTCCGTTCTCGTGATCCTGTACGGCTCGGAATATTGGCGGGAGATCATCAACTTCGACGCCTTGGTCAAGCACGGGATGATCTCCCCGCGGGACGCCGCCCTGATGCGATTCGCCGATGATCCCAAGGAAGCCTTGCGCCTATTGCAAGAGGCCTTGCCGATCTCCCAGGGCGAAGGGGGCCCGGATATCGCCGAATCCGTGGCTACCTGA
- a CDS encoding glycoside hydrolase family 11 protein gives MTPGTQHCSSNLTGKVGSIGWSIWSSGSGGCITPSGNTAAFKATWANAGDFLARMGFQWDETKTYDQFGTVSADYAYTKTGTAGGYSFIGIYGWSNNPLIEYYIVDDWFGSGSAPTGGGALKGTFSVDSGTYKVYTHQQVNQPSIHGTTTFNQFFSIRQTPRQCGHISISEHYKEWKSLGMDLGKMYEAKLLIEAGGGSGSIDYSVGNMTSGTTSISPARGSAPEFARGGEVSLGNGKSGELSLLSLNGTVIGSMRQSVSKPAILSTRGLPKGLYLLRFQGTGVASETHKILLQ, from the coding sequence TTGACTCCCGGGACCCAGCATTGTTCATCGAATCTGACCGGCAAGGTCGGGAGCATCGGTTGGTCGATTTGGTCCAGCGGAAGCGGCGGATGCATCACCCCTTCGGGGAATACGGCCGCCTTCAAGGCGACCTGGGCGAATGCGGGGGATTTCCTGGCCCGCATGGGATTCCAATGGGACGAGACCAAAACCTACGACCAGTTCGGAACCGTCTCCGCCGACTACGCCTACACGAAAACGGGAACCGCCGGCGGCTATTCCTTCATCGGGATTTACGGGTGGTCGAACAATCCGCTCATCGAGTATTACATCGTCGATGACTGGTTCGGCTCGGGATCCGCTCCGACGGGCGGCGGAGCGCTGAAAGGCACCTTTTCCGTGGATAGCGGAACTTACAAGGTCTACACCCATCAGCAAGTCAATCAACCGTCCATCCATGGGACGACCACGTTCAACCAATTTTTCAGCATCCGGCAAACGCCCCGCCAGTGCGGGCACATTTCGATTTCCGAGCACTATAAAGAATGGAAAAGCCTGGGCATGGATCTGGGGAAGATGTACGAAGCCAAACTGCTCATCGAAGCGGGCGGAGGTTCCGGAAGCATCGATTACTCGGTAGGGAATATGACCTCGGGAACGACCTCGATCTCTCCCGCGCGCGGAAGCGCGCCTGAATTCGCACGGGGCGGCGAGGTCTCCTTGGGCAATGGCAAGAGCGGCGAGCTTTCCCTCCTGTCCTTGAATGGGACGGTGATCGGTTCCATGCGGCAGAGCGTTTCGAAGCCCGCCATCCTTTCGACGCGGGGCTTGCCGAAGGGCTTGTATCTGCTGCGTTTCCAAGGGACCGGCGTCGCTTCCGAAACCCACAAGATCCTACTGCAGTAA
- a CDS encoding TlpA family protein disulfide reductase: MRLAFILAFCLASAPAMPSESFPKVDPVFWKLKLKTITDDSVPMASLQGRYLLLNFWGEWCAKCQEELPFLVRQEMKYSGSGLRIIGFLKTANMAKAKKLLKENGADWTQLQLDDQVERIFGIRKFPTNLLISPQGEIVMEGFSNHYQDFKKRLEASGSGSEVKKSEIPAPPK, encoded by the coding sequence ATGAGACTCGCCTTCATCCTCGCGTTCTGCCTGGCTTCCGCGCCGGCCATGCCAAGCGAATCCTTTCCCAAAGTGGATCCCGTATTCTGGAAATTGAAACTGAAGACGATTACGGACGATTCCGTTCCCATGGCCTCCTTGCAGGGAAGGTATCTGCTCCTCAACTTCTGGGGGGAATGGTGCGCCAAGTGCCAGGAAGAACTGCCTTTCCTGGTGAGGCAGGAAATGAAATATTCCGGCAGCGGGCTTCGCATCATCGGATTCCTTAAAACGGCGAACATGGCGAAGGCGAAAAAGCTTCTTAAGGAAAACGGCGCCGATTGGACCCAGTTGCAATTGGACGACCAAGTCGAAAGGATTTTCGGCATCCGGAAATTCCCTACCAACTTGTTGATTTCCCCGCAAGGGGAGATCGTCATGGAAGGATTTTCGAACCACTATCAGGATTTCAAGAAACGCCTGGAAGCATCGGGCTCCGGTTCCGAGGTCAAGAAAAGCGAAATCCCCGCTCCACCCAAATGA
- a CDS encoding sulfite exporter TauE/SafE family protein gives MDIAHFFSALPAAGIWGGALFPVAVGLGSSFTHCAGMCGPIHLFLASRSPQGRSPWAYHAGRILGYGILGVTVGAAGGALSSLSSQGFKNAAGIALAFAYALFGLGLLGWTPKGLNAEKLLGRLFPARMFRGLSARGGGRTALFSAGFAACLLPCPSTHAVLLWGLGMGRPLAAGAGMIALGISTLPVFGVMARGSLSIPMRARGWYRGGLGAVFLGLSAWRVYALAALGTAACH, from the coding sequence ATGGACATCGCGCATTTCTTTTCCGCCCTTCCCGCCGCCGGCATTTGGGGCGGCGCCCTTTTCCCCGTGGCCGTGGGCCTCGGGAGCTCCTTCACGCATTGCGCGGGCATGTGCGGGCCCATCCACCTGTTCCTGGCCTCGCGGTCCCCGCAAGGCCGCTCCCCCTGGGCCTACCATGCCGGACGCATCCTGGGTTACGGTATCTTGGGTGTTACGGTAGGCGCCGCCGGCGGAGCGCTTTCCTCCCTTTCCTCGCAAGGCTTCAAGAATGCGGCGGGCATCGCGCTGGCATTCGCCTATGCCCTGTTCGGGCTCGGGTTATTGGGATGGACGCCGAAGGGCCTCAACGCCGAGAAATTGCTGGGCCGCCTCTTCCCGGCCCGCATGTTCCGCGGCTTGTCGGCGCGCGGCGGAGGCAGGACCGCGCTTTTCTCCGCCGGCTTCGCGGCTTGCCTATTGCCTTGCCCCAGCACCCATGCGGTGCTGCTCTGGGGCCTGGGGATGGGGCGGCCCCTCGCGGCGGGAGCGGGGATGATCGCATTGGGAATATCGACCTTGCCTGTCTTCGGCGTTATGGCACGCGGTTCGCTTTCCATCCCCATGCGCGCCCGCGGATGGTATCGCGGCGGCTTAGGCGCGGTTTTTCTGGGGCTTTCGGCATGGCGGGTGTACGCGCTCGCCGCCTTAGGCACGGCGGCCTGCCATTAA
- a CDS encoding sigma-70 family RNA polymerase sigma factor codes for MNRESARRSAALFTEADPLIAYFHDIKDTGKLSSKQEKELAKRIQEGDRRAVNELVQANLKFVVAVCRQYENRGLPLIDLISEGNLGLIRAAQRFDEKRDCRFISYAVWWIRQAVVTALSDQSRSVRLSTSTTGRMRQLTSASRKLAQRLGREPSVEEMELETGMQAGSIRSYLRLLDHSISLESLPEGLEGGASDSMEAFTERFHAKRAMDQLLKGLSAREREVLDLYFGLRHGEAWNLPQMARRLGLSKERVRQIKEKAIGKLKVLLMLNAKYPCATIGI; via the coding sequence ATGAACCGAGAATCCGCCCGCCGTAGCGCCGCCCTCTTTACCGAAGCCGATCCGTTAATCGCCTATTTCCACGACATCAAGGACACCGGCAAGCTTTCTTCGAAGCAGGAAAAGGAGTTGGCCAAGCGGATCCAGGAAGGCGACCGGCGAGCCGTCAATGAGTTGGTGCAAGCCAATCTCAAGTTCGTGGTGGCGGTTTGCCGCCAATACGAAAATCGCGGCCTGCCTTTGATCGATTTGATCAGCGAAGGCAACTTGGGGCTCATCCGGGCGGCCCAGCGTTTCGACGAGAAGCGGGACTGCCGCTTCATCTCTTATGCCGTATGGTGGATCCGCCAAGCGGTGGTGACCGCCCTGTCCGATCAATCGCGGTCGGTCCGGCTTTCCACGTCCACAACCGGACGCATGCGGCAATTGACTTCCGCCTCCCGCAAGCTGGCCCAAAGGCTGGGACGCGAACCCTCGGTGGAAGAGATGGAACTGGAGACGGGAATGCAAGCCGGGAGCATCCGGTCCTACCTGCGTTTGCTCGATCATTCCATCTCCCTGGAAAGCCTGCCGGAAGGCCTGGAAGGCGGCGCTTCCGATTCGATGGAGGCCTTCACGGAACGCTTCCACGCCAAGCGGGCCATGGATCAACTGCTCAAGGGGCTTAGCGCGCGCGAGCGCGAAGTGCTCGATCTCTACTTCGGATTGCGCCACGGCGAGGCCTGGAACCTGCCGCAGATGGCGCGCCGCCTGGGGCTCTCCAAGGAGCGGGTGCGCCAGATCAAGGAAAAGGCCATCGGCAAGCTCAAGGTGCTCCTCATGCTCAATGCCAAATACCCGTGCGCCACGATCGGCATCTAG
- the mgtA gene encoding magnesium-translocating P-type ATPase yields MDLGTKRDSDPIAARNGLPEPFWSLEESRLFPLLGSGPEGLSDAEAARRAVHVRPAMAAGHRLRILAALLWSQFRSPITLLMLFGACLSMILGDLAEGGILLGIVIVAGALGFWQEKRASDTLTRLMGMLQLKVKVRRGGRMAEVPLGAVVAGDIVSLEAGSAVPGDGRILSANGLYVDESALTGESFPAEKHPGPSAAGVPLHERSGSVFFGTHVVSGSATLVMVAVGESTVFGEMSRGLARPAPETAFERGTRRFGYLLLEFGMALSILIFAGNLLFHRPWLDSLLFTLALAVGLTPQLLPAIQSITLARGAGRMSKREVLVRRLSVIEDIGGMEILCTDKTGTLTRGVAGLEAVEDAFGSAAPKLSLYAYLNASLQSGYANPIDAMLRSVPMPGADGYAKRDEIPYDFSRKLLSVAVDGPEGGVLITKGALDRVLAACAWAESADGRVSSLDQSRVGILRRAEELGRQGCRCLGVAWRKVEQKDASLQETGMAFLGILAFRDPLKPDAAESLGEIRSLGIDVKMITGDNRVVAAYIAREAGMLPDRILTGEEMARLSPAGLARRAARTEVFAEMDPGQKERVILALKAHGRSVGYLGDGINDAAALHAADVGISVEGASDVTRQAADLVLLRKDLKVLAEGVREGRRAFANTLKYVFITSSANLGNMVSMAGASLFTVFLPMLPKQILFLNLLSDLPAMAIASDRLDPEMVLRPRHWDNRAIQRFMIVFGLISSCFDFLTFGSLIAMHVSPAVFRTAWFMESLLSEVFVLLIIRTRRWSIRSRPGGALAALSLAVALFAVVLPWLPGAVWMGFAPLPWSVIALLAAILLAYCLASEAAKRPFYSGSRNSS; encoded by the coding sequence ATGGATCTAGGGACGAAACGAGACTCGGATCCCATCGCGGCCCGTAACGGATTGCCGGAACCATTCTGGAGCCTGGAGGAATCCAGGCTCTTCCCATTATTGGGATCAGGACCGGAAGGCTTGTCCGATGCCGAAGCGGCCCGGCGCGCGGTCCACGTGCGTCCGGCCATGGCCGCGGGCCACCGATTACGGATCCTTGCGGCATTGCTGTGGTCCCAATTCCGCAGTCCGATAACCCTTCTCATGCTTTTCGGCGCTTGCTTATCCATGATCCTGGGCGATCTCGCCGAGGGCGGCATCCTGCTCGGGATCGTAATCGTGGCGGGGGCGCTGGGCTTTTGGCAAGAGAAGCGCGCCTCCGACACCTTGACCCGCCTGATGGGGATGCTGCAGTTGAAGGTCAAGGTGCGCCGGGGCGGGCGGATGGCGGAAGTTCCTTTGGGTGCGGTCGTCGCGGGCGATATCGTTTCCCTGGAAGCGGGATCGGCCGTACCCGGGGATGGGCGCATTCTATCAGCCAATGGGCTCTATGTCGATGAGTCCGCCTTGACGGGAGAATCCTTTCCCGCGGAAAAGCATCCCGGCCCGTCCGCTGCCGGCGTTCCCTTACATGAGCGCTCCGGTTCGGTGTTCTTCGGGACGCATGTCGTGAGCGGGAGCGCGACGTTGGTCATGGTCGCGGTGGGGGAGAGTACCGTTTTCGGCGAGATGTCGCGCGGCTTGGCGCGGCCCGCGCCGGAAACGGCTTTCGAACGCGGCACGCGCCGGTTCGGGTATTTGTTGCTCGAATTCGGAATGGCGCTGTCCATCCTGATCTTCGCCGGCAACCTCCTGTTCCATCGGCCCTGGCTCGACTCCCTGCTCTTCACCCTGGCCTTGGCCGTGGGCCTCACCCCCCAATTGCTTCCCGCCATCCAAAGCATCACCCTGGCGCGCGGCGCCGGGCGCATGTCGAAACGGGAAGTGTTGGTGCGACGGCTTTCGGTTATCGAGGATATCGGGGGGATGGAGATCCTGTGCACCGATAAGACCGGAACCTTGACCCGCGGCGTTGCGGGATTGGAAGCGGTAGAGGATGCTTTCGGATCGGCGGCCCCCAAGCTGAGCCTATACGCTTATCTGAACGCCTCGCTGCAATCGGGGTACGCGAATCCCATAGATGCCATGCTCCGATCCGTTCCGATGCCCGGCGCCGACGGCTATGCCAAGCGCGACGAGATCCCGTACGACTTCTCCCGCAAGCTGCTGAGCGTGGCCGTGGACGGCCCCGAGGGCGGCGTCCTCATCACCAAGGGGGCGCTGGACCGCGTCCTCGCCGCCTGCGCATGGGCGGAATCGGCCGATGGCCGGGTATCTTCCCTGGACCAATCACGGGTCGGCATCCTGCGAAGGGCGGAGGAGTTGGGGCGGCAGGGGTGCCGGTGCTTGGGGGTGGCTTGGCGCAAGGTGGAACAGAAAGACGCCTCGTTGCAAGAGACCGGAATGGCATTCCTGGGCATCTTGGCGTTCCGGGACCCCCTCAAGCCGGATGCCGCGGAAAGCCTGGGCGAGATACGAAGTTTGGGAATAGACGTGAAGATGATCACGGGAGACAATCGCGTGGTGGCGGCCTATATCGCGCGCGAGGCCGGGATGCTACCCGACCGGATCCTTACCGGCGAGGAAATGGCGCGGCTGAGCCCGGCCGGATTGGCGCGGCGGGCCGCGCGTACCGAAGTCTTCGCCGAAATGGATCCAGGGCAGAAGGAACGCGTCATCCTGGCGCTCAAGGCCCATGGCCGATCCGTGGGCTATCTGGGGGACGGCATCAACGATGCGGCCGCCTTGCACGCTGCCGATGTGGGGATATCGGTGGAGGGCGCCTCCGACGTGACCCGGCAGGCCGCCGACCTGGTCTTATTGCGGAAGGATCTGAAGGTGCTCGCCGAGGGCGTGCGCGAGGGGCGGCGCGCTTTCGCGAATACCCTGAAGTACGTCTTCATCACCTCCAGCGCCAATCTCGGCAATATGGTCTCCATGGCGGGGGCGTCGCTGTTCACCGTTTTCCTGCCCATGCTGCCAAAGCAGATCCTCTTCCTCAACCTGCTCAGCGATCTTCCTGCCATGGCCATCGCCTCGGATCGACTCGATCCCGAAATGGTCCTCCGCCCACGGCATTGGGACAACCGCGCCATCCAGCGCTTCATGATCGTTTTCGGCCTCATCAGTTCCTGCTTCGATTTCCTCACCTTCGGATCGCTCATCGCCATGCATGTCTCCCCCGCGGTGTTCCGCACGGCCTGGTTCATGGAGTCCTTGCTTTCCGAGGTCTTCGTCTTGCTCATCATCCGCACCCGGCGCTGGTCCATCCGCAGCCGACCGGGCGGCGCCTTGGCCGCCTTGAGCCTGGCTGTCGCCCTATTCGCCGTCGTCCTGCCTTGGCTTCCCGGCGCGGTCTGGATGGGCTTCGCGCCGCTTCCCTGGAGCGTCATCGCCTTGTTGGCCGCCATCCTGCTGGCGTACTGCCTGGCTTCCGAAGCCGCCAAGCGGCCTTTCTACTCAGGTTCCCGAAATAGTTCGTAG
- a CDS encoding SOS response-associated peptidase family protein — MCYSFTPVQDPSGAITWLPRKVLDQLLKEGRIQAPEEVFPGDRANIFRWTDLGVAPAGMRFDLVPRFYLRKEDLPLEAMLKRKRSRKQGGDGFSSYNARSESLLERPAFRGPWLESKRMIVPVSAFRERPNMDGAPEEFRGRDFRILSSGPMILAGIWDAWRNREGENLESFSIITVDSAGNPLLRSIWHERCPLILDPDQVGKWLNPETSPEEAMKMIRLHPSEGMRLEEIAPPAPGKKPGEAQQTSLF; from the coding sequence GTGTGCTACTCCTTCACTCCCGTCCAGGATCCTTCCGGAGCCATTACCTGGCTTCCCCGCAAGGTCCTCGATCAACTTCTGAAAGAGGGCCGTATCCAGGCGCCGGAAGAAGTATTCCCCGGCGACCGGGCGAATATCTTCCGTTGGACCGATCTAGGCGTCGCGCCGGCCGGGATGCGTTTCGATCTGGTGCCGCGCTTCTACCTCAGGAAGGAAGACCTGCCCTTGGAAGCCATGTTGAAACGGAAACGCTCGCGCAAGCAAGGGGGCGACGGCTTCAGCAGTTACAATGCCCGTTCGGAATCCCTGTTGGAGCGGCCGGCCTTTCGGGGGCCGTGGCTCGAATCGAAGCGCATGATCGTGCCCGTCAGCGCCTTCCGCGAAAGACCGAACATGGATGGGGCCCCGGAGGAATTCCGGGGCCGCGATTTCCGCATTCTCTCCTCGGGCCCGATGATCCTGGCTGGGATCTGGGACGCCTGGCGGAACCGCGAAGGCGAAAACCTGGAGTCCTTCTCCATCATCACCGTCGATTCCGCCGGCAACCCGCTCTTGCGGTCCATCTGGCATGAACGCTGCCCTTTGATACTGGATCCCGATCAGGTCGGGAAATGGCTCAATCCGGAAACGTCGCCGGAAGAAGCCATGAAGATGATCCGCCTCCATCCCTCCGAAGGCATGCGGTTGGAAGAAATCGCGCCGCCTGCCCCGGGAAAAAAGCCCGGAGAGGCGCAGCAGACCTCCCTTTTCTAG
- a CDS encoding cytochrome c has protein sequence MDNKRTMEFLVIAGILGIGAPCALLLGHSSGEATAAIAYPKTQAVATIAIDYKATVMGSDADVEHGKQLFQANCVACHGPNADGKGAAAAALTPHPRDFTDPNARWTRSREPMDIYKTLAEGSPGTAMVGFANNLSVQDRWALVHYLGSLPGVSGKFKPIDEALAGAWKPEKR, from the coding sequence ATGGATAACAAACGGACAATGGAATTCCTCGTCATCGCCGGGATCCTCGGCATCGGGGCGCCCTGCGCGCTTCTGCTCGGGCATAGCAGCGGCGAGGCCACGGCGGCCATCGCTTATCCCAAGACCCAGGCGGTCGCCACCATCGCGATCGATTACAAAGCCACGGTCATGGGATCGGATGCCGACGTGGAGCATGGCAAGCAGCTTTTCCAGGCCAACTGCGTGGCCTGCCACGGCCCCAACGCCGACGGCAAAGGCGCGGCCGCGGCGGCGCTTACCCCGCATCCGCGCGACTTCACCGATCCGAACGCGCGCTGGACGCGTAGCCGCGAGCCCATGGACATCTATAAGACCTTGGCGGAGGGCAGCCCGGGCACGGCCATGGTCGGCTTCGCGAACAACCTTTCGGTACAAGATCGCTGGGCCTTGGTGCATTACCTGGGCAGCCTGCCCGGCGTGTCGGGAAAATTCAAACCCATCGATGAAGCCTTGGCCGGCGCCTGGAAGCCGGAGAAGCGCTGA
- the hemN gene encoding oxygen-independent coproporphyrinogen III oxidase — MIQARSLSVEDISKYDRPAPRYTSYPPATSFVPYDSPARYAALLADSDRRGPAHVSLYFHIPFCPHRCLFCGCHTEIGTPAGQVHDYLDAIGEEMDAMARHVDPRRKVTQVHFGGGTPNAMPLDRLRDMMDRVRRQWFLAPDAEIAAECDPSLLNPARIREMAAMGFNRLSFGVQDFRLEVLQAVERRVPRIPIAELVAVAHDAGIASVNLDLIYGLPHQTPDSFESTLETAVAAGADRVSVFGYAHVPWVKGHQSQLEKYPMPDAHMRLEIALATRRFFKDAGFESIGMDHFVKTTDELARAKAAGQLQRNFQGYSSRRHTGQVYAFGASAISQFARGYGQNLKGLDEYLRAVEAKQFPLEKTYFMEEQDVLVKACIDALMCYGRVDFATACDDVDLTPQAIGEYIQGCRARIEPMLGEGWVSWENGVLKLSEEGWLFVRQAAAALDPLTAQGTVGRFSKAI, encoded by the coding sequence ATGATCCAGGCACGCTCCCTCTCCGTTGAAGACATATCCAAGTACGATCGTCCCGCCCCGCGCTATACGTCGTACCCGCCGGCCACCTCGTTCGTCCCGTACGACTCGCCCGCGCGCTACGCCGCGCTGTTGGCCGATTCCGATCGGCGCGGCCCGGCCCACGTCTCTCTCTACTTCCACATCCCTTTCTGCCCGCATCGCTGCCTGTTCTGCGGATGCCATACCGAGATCGGGACGCCCGCGGGGCAGGTGCACGACTACCTGGACGCGATCGGCGAGGAGATGGACGCGATGGCGCGCCATGTGGATCCCCGCCGCAAGGTGACCCAAGTGCATTTCGGGGGCGGCACGCCCAACGCCATGCCCCTCGATCGTCTGCGCGACATGATGGATCGCGTACGGCGCCAATGGTTCCTGGCCCCGGACGCGGAGATCGCCGCGGAATGCGATCCCAGCCTGCTCAACCCTGCGCGCATCCGGGAGATGGCCGCCATGGGATTCAACCGGCTATCCTTCGGGGTGCAGGATTTCCGGCTCGAAGTATTGCAAGCGGTGGAGCGGCGCGTCCCCCGCATTCCTATCGCCGAGTTGGTGGCGGTCGCCCACGATGCCGGCATCGCCAGCGTGAACCTTGATCTCATCTACGGGCTTCCTCATCAGACGCCGGACTCCTTCGAGTCCACCTTGGAGACCGCCGTGGCCGCGGGAGCGGACCGGGTATCCGTCTTCGGGTACGCCCACGTTCCCTGGGTCAAAGGCCATCAGAGTCAGCTTGAGAAATACCCCATGCCGGACGCGCATATGCGCCTGGAAATCGCCTTGGCCACCCGGCGTTTTTTCAAGGACGCGGGTTTCGAGTCCATCGGCATGGACCATTTCGTGAAAACCACCGATGAGCTGGCGCGCGCCAAGGCCGCCGGCCAACTGCAACGGAATTTCCAAGGCTATAGTTCGCGCCGCCACACCGGCCAGGTCTACGCTTTCGGCGCTTCGGCGATTTCGCAATTCGCGCGCGGTTACGGCCAGAACCTGAAGGGCCTGGACGAATACCTGCGCGCGGTGGAAGCCAAGCAGTTCCCGCTGGAGAAGACCTATTTCATGGAGGAGCAGGACGTTCTCGTAAAGGCTTGCATCGACGCGCTCATGTGCTACGGCCGGGTCGATTTCGCCACCGCCTGCGACGATGTCGATCTCACGCCCCAAGCCATCGGGGAATACATCCAGGGCTGCCGGGCGCGCATCGAGCCGATGCTGGGCGAAGGCTGGGTCTCCTGGGAAAACGGGGTGCTGAAGCTTTCCGAAGAGGGATGGTTGTTCGTACGCCAGGCCGCCGCGGCCCTCGATCCGCTCACCGCCCAGGGAACGGTCGGGCGGTTTTCCAAGGCTATCTAA